The Opitutaceae bacterium genome has a window encoding:
- a CDS encoding sugar phosphate isomerase/epimerase: MNPNRLLLLVLGLIALCPLASAHLEFGIQLWSLRKTFEKDPQEGLKLTRSLGFTTVETHSTYGQTASEFAKAIDAAGLKAVSAHFPYDRFSKDLPGIINDAKALGVKWVCIAWVPNTGFDVPMAKKVAAEFNSWGGALRKEGLRFAYHPHGYEFKPEADGSTPFDVIVNETRAEDVSFELDVFWAQHGGQDPTALLKKYPNRFKLMHVKDIRKGAPTGIYTGHAPASDNVPVGQGQIAWEAVFAAGQAAGIEYYLIEDESEDPAVNIPESMRFLDRHW; encoded by the coding sequence ATGAACCCCAACCGACTCCTCCTCCTCGTACTAGGCCTAATCGCGCTGTGTCCTCTCGCCTCCGCTCACCTTGAGTTTGGCATCCAACTCTGGAGCTTGCGGAAAACATTCGAGAAGGATCCCCAGGAAGGCCTCAAGCTTACGCGGTCACTGGGCTTCACGACCGTGGAAACCCACAGCACCTACGGCCAGACTGCATCCGAGTTTGCCAAGGCCATCGATGCAGCCGGCCTGAAGGCCGTCAGCGCGCACTTCCCTTATGATCGATTCAGCAAGGATCTTCCGGGCATTATTAATGATGCCAAGGCGCTCGGCGTCAAATGGGTATGCATCGCCTGGGTGCCGAACACGGGGTTCGATGTGCCAATGGCGAAGAAGGTGGCGGCTGAGTTCAACTCCTGGGGCGGCGCCTTGCGAAAGGAAGGCCTGCGGTTCGCGTATCACCCGCATGGATACGAGTTCAAGCCCGAGGCCGACGGCAGCACCCCGTTTGACGTCATCGTCAACGAGACTCGTGCCGAGGACGTCAGCTTCGAGCTCGACGTATTCTGGGCGCAGCATGGCGGCCAGGACCCGACGGCGCTGCTCAAGAAATACCCAAACCGCTTCAAGCTAATGCACGTCAAGGACATCAGAAAGGGTGCCCCCACCGGGATCTACACCGGTCACGCGCCGGCGAGCGACAACGTGCCCGTTGGTCAGGGGCAGATTGCGTGGGAGGCGGTTTTTGCAGCCGGCCAGGCCGCCGGGATCGAGTACTACCTCATCGAGGATGAGTCTGAGGATCCCGCGGTAAACATCCCGGAAAGCATGCGTTTCCTCGACAGGCACTGGTAA
- a CDS encoding biopolymer transporter TolR — MRPPIALRTLLAAAMLTLFAPLANASAPSGLGPFDTSCDVGDVGSPGKAAYDATSQAFTVTASGTNMWFDRDAFHFVHRRVSGDLILQALTEFVGQGVDAHRKVGLIIRKDLTPGSPHVNACRHGDGLMSLQFRRLSGGPTEELRLPIQGADMLQLERRGSTFRMSAARFGDTFTEAEVNEIDLGDEVYVGLYVCSHNNAVSETALLRNVRLIRPASSDYRPYRDYIGSWLEILDPSTGHRRILHHVHDSLQAPNWTVDGKALIFNRNGRIGRYELATATISPIDTGAQLENNNDHALSFDGRWLGISSGQPSRVYVIPIEGGVPRLVTPLAPSYLHGWSPDSKFLIYTADRGGNYDIYRIPAGGGEEERLTSAAGLDDGSEYSPDGTRIYFNSERTGKMQLWSMAADGSDQRQLTNDEFQNWFPHPSPDGKKLLFLSYRPEVPSGDHPFYKHVYLRAMPADGGSPRVVAYVYGGQGSINVNSWSPDGKLAAFVSNSSDF; from the coding sequence ATGCGTCCCCCAATCGCCCTGCGAACTCTCCTCGCCGCCGCCATGCTCACCCTTTTTGCGCCGCTTGCCAACGCGTCCGCGCCCTCCGGACTCGGACCCTTCGACACGTCCTGCGACGTGGGCGATGTCGGGTCGCCGGGCAAGGCCGCCTACGATGCCACGTCCCAGGCGTTTACTGTCACTGCTTCGGGCACGAACATGTGGTTCGACCGCGATGCCTTTCATTTTGTCCACCGTCGTGTATCCGGTGATTTGATACTCCAGGCCCTCACCGAGTTCGTCGGGCAGGGCGTCGATGCCCACCGCAAGGTTGGGCTGATCATTCGGAAGGACCTCACTCCGGGGTCCCCGCATGTCAACGCGTGCAGGCACGGCGACGGACTGATGTCGCTCCAGTTTCGCAGGTTGTCCGGCGGACCCACGGAAGAACTCCGGCTCCCGATCCAGGGTGCTGACATGCTGCAGCTTGAAAGGCGGGGCTCGACCTTCCGCATGTCAGCTGCCCGCTTCGGCGACACCTTCACGGAGGCCGAGGTGAACGAAATCGACCTCGGCGACGAGGTTTATGTCGGGCTCTACGTGTGCTCGCACAATAATGCGGTCTCCGAAACGGCGCTTCTGCGCAACGTTCGCCTCATCCGCCCAGCCAGTTCGGACTATCGCCCGTACCGCGACTACATTGGCAGCTGGCTTGAGATTCTTGATCCCTCCACCGGGCACCGAAGGATTCTGCATCACGTCCACGACTCCCTGCAGGCGCCGAACTGGACGGTGGATGGGAAGGCACTCATCTTCAACCGCAACGGACGCATCGGTCGCTACGAGTTGGCAACGGCTACGATCTCACCGATCGACACGGGCGCACAACTCGAGAACAACAACGACCACGCGCTCTCCTTCGATGGAAGATGGCTCGGCATCTCCAGCGGGCAGCCGTCGCGGGTGTATGTCATTCCGATTGAAGGCGGCGTACCCCGGCTCGTGACGCCCCTCGCTCCCTCCTACCTTCACGGCTGGTCCCCAGACTCAAAGTTCCTCATCTACACGGCCGACCGGGGAGGCAACTACGACATCTACCGTATCCCGGCCGGTGGCGGAGAAGAGGAGCGGCTGACTTCAGCAGCGGGCCTTGACGATGGATCCGAGTACTCACCCGACGGCACCAGGATCTATTTCAACTCGGAAAGAACAGGCAAAATGCAGCTTTGGAGCATGGCGGCCGACGGCTCGGATCAGAGGCAATTGACAAACGATGAGTTTCAGAACTGGTTCCCTCACCCCTCCCCAGATGGAAAGAAGCTCCTGTTTCTCAGCTATCGACCCGAAGTCCCGTCAGGGGACCACCCGTTTTACAAACACGTCTACCTCCGCGCCATGCCGGCCGATGGCGGCTCCCCTCGTGTGGTCGCCTACGTTTACGGGGGTCAGGGATCAATCAACGTGAACTCCTGGTCCCCCGATGGAAAGCTGGCCGCCTTCGTCAGCAACTCTTCGGACTTCTAA
- a CDS encoding AraC family transcriptional regulator codes for MADPAPYTIPDTLAQGGFRHHVSKRSFGFPHRHPELELNFVLEGRARYHLQGRIYELQKNTLVWLFPGQRHALMDRSPHLEIMIGLFKQSLVAQFATQSPYVPLRANDPEGVFCRVIPEPACDELRRIYKDQVWSGDDVDAINGALAFALTRSWSVFLASGRDVPGDDVHPAVAALVRCLGNPRRNERIENYARECGLSKSRLTRIFLQQIGQTPSEFREGNRLDRAVQHLNQNPRATLLEAALEGGFASYLQFYRAFRRRYGKGPRGARQRPQQVAFK; via the coding sequence GTGGCCGACCCCGCCCCTTACACGATTCCGGATACCCTCGCCCAGGGAGGATTCCGTCATCACGTGTCAAAACGCTCGTTCGGCTTCCCCCACCGCCACCCCGAGCTCGAGCTTAACTTCGTCCTCGAAGGGCGCGCGCGTTACCACCTCCAGGGGCGCATCTACGAACTTCAGAAGAACACACTCGTCTGGCTTTTCCCCGGCCAGCGGCACGCGCTGATGGACCGTTCTCCTCACCTGGAGATCATGATCGGTCTCTTCAAACAGTCGCTCGTGGCGCAGTTCGCCACGCAGTCACCGTACGTCCCATTGCGGGCGAACGATCCGGAGGGCGTGTTCTGCCGGGTGATCCCGGAGCCGGCGTGCGACGAACTGCGCCGGATCTACAAGGACCAGGTCTGGTCGGGAGACGACGTCGACGCCATCAATGGGGCCCTCGCTTTTGCGCTCACGCGTTCCTGGTCGGTCTTTCTCGCGTCGGGCCGCGATGTGCCCGGTGACGATGTGCACCCTGCAGTCGCCGCACTCGTTCGCTGCCTTGGCAATCCACGACGGAATGAACGAATTGAAAACTACGCCCGGGAATGCGGTCTCAGCAAATCGCGCCTCACTCGGATCTTCCTGCAGCAGATTGGCCAGACGCCGTCGGAGTTCCGGGAAGGCAACCGGCTCGACCGCGCGGTCCAGCACCTGAACCAAAACCCCAGGGCGACTCTCCTTGAGGCCGCCCTCGAGGGTGGTTTCGCCTCGTACCTGCAGTTTTACCGGGCGTTTCGGAGGCGCTACGGCAAGGGCCCGAGGGGGGCGCGCCAGCGGCCCCAGCAGGTCGCATTCAAATGA